The following are from one region of the Microbacterium paraoxydans genome:
- a CDS encoding sce7726 family protein, whose amino-acid sequence MSVVESQAAAASALLSAPVLRSAMRDGPASKLANRTISSLVESGLAIGASTVRTLIWRCDRWLSRHYRNDLVYRRAVLGQMIPWSDGILLPEFRVGRSIVDFLAVTDSLHAVEIKSDLDNTSRLDSQLHDYRKIAPLVSVMASKRVVERLLAAREFETVGLHWLNVNGRVETVRNAEFSREYLDSEVLMRSLRRAEYLRVLSALGSTVPDLPNTRVFSYALAASRDLDPLIFHNAVADQLRARKPRAGRTLIAKLPEPVRPAVLKLDPTRQQISSLQDWMNQEVANVYA is encoded by the coding sequence ATGAGCGTTGTAGAGAGCCAGGCGGCAGCGGCTTCGGCATTGCTTTCGGCTCCCGTTCTCCGCTCAGCGATGCGAGACGGCCCGGCATCGAAGTTGGCGAATCGCACCATTTCAAGTCTTGTTGAGAGTGGTCTAGCCATTGGCGCATCCACCGTTCGAACACTGATCTGGCGTTGCGACCGATGGCTTTCGCGCCACTACCGTAACGATCTCGTCTACCGTAGAGCCGTTCTCGGTCAGATGATCCCGTGGAGCGACGGCATCCTTCTGCCGGAGTTCAGGGTCGGCCGCTCCATCGTCGACTTCTTGGCCGTGACAGACTCGTTGCACGCCGTCGAGATCAAGAGCGACCTCGACAACACTTCCCGACTCGATAGCCAACTACACGATTACCGGAAAATTGCACCCTTGGTGTCTGTTATGGCATCAAAGCGCGTAGTGGAACGACTGCTCGCTGCCCGGGAGTTCGAGACTGTTGGTCTTCACTGGCTTAATGTGAACGGTCGCGTGGAGACTGTCCGCAACGCGGAGTTTAGCCGTGAATACCTTGACTCAGAGGTCTTAATGCGGTCACTTCGTCGCGCAGAGTATCTCAGAGTCCTGTCTGCTCTTGGCTCTACTGTTCCCGATCTCCCGAACACGCGGGTGTTCTCATACGCACTAGCAGCTTCCCGAGATCTGGACCCGCTGATTTTCCACAACGCGGTAGCCGATCAGCTGAGAGCGCGGAAGCCGCGGGCTGGCCGTACATTGATCGCTAAATTGCCCGAACCGGTGCGGCCCGCCGTTTTAAAGCTTGATCCGACGAGACAGCAGATATCCAGTCTTCAAGATTGGATGAACCAGGAGGTGGCAAATGTATATGCCTAG
- a CDS encoding sce7725 family protein: protein MPRLRARQHEVFAVRNCASSFAASSRVVPVLEPVAAPNDLFTRRLGAIADEGGSCDLVLNPSVGDLRSKGSWRGLGDYYLENDLLKHHGLAVLSNADADHAAMSRWISEARGAGHEFTLDIVHELDLSVTLQGATYHGVRWNIAEDRTVPASYGLPLGGLPVVWANDPFPALPRNREYVGREEGIFSTRVAGYKSAGYLGVSDFLTLGRGFQSGGGPAYAVVIHFTYESGDVVRLKHFCSDSNETQDDPAGKFFEALEKLIDFVDERSLPTNLGIDGFRDLYQRQHFPGLGKVKELSIMNHMLVMQDAII from the coding sequence ATGCCTAGGCTGAGGGCACGACAGCATGAGGTCTTCGCCGTGCGTAACTGCGCCTCAAGTTTTGCTGCATCTTCGCGTGTCGTACCGGTTCTCGAGCCGGTGGCCGCGCCAAACGACCTCTTCACGCGGAGGTTGGGAGCGATAGCCGACGAGGGAGGCAGTTGTGACCTCGTCCTTAACCCCTCGGTTGGTGACCTACGTTCGAAGGGTAGTTGGAGAGGGCTTGGCGACTACTACCTTGAGAATGATCTTCTCAAGCACCACGGACTTGCGGTCCTCTCCAATGCTGACGCTGATCACGCGGCGATGTCACGTTGGATCAGTGAGGCCAGGGGTGCTGGACACGAGTTCACACTCGACATCGTTCATGAACTGGATCTCTCCGTGACCCTACAAGGTGCGACGTATCACGGAGTTCGATGGAACATTGCCGAAGATCGGACGGTCCCGGCGTCATATGGTCTTCCCCTCGGAGGCCTTCCGGTGGTTTGGGCGAATGACCCGTTTCCTGCTTTGCCGCGCAATCGAGAGTACGTCGGCCGTGAAGAGGGGATCTTCAGCACTCGCGTTGCCGGCTACAAGAGCGCAGGCTACCTCGGCGTCAGCGATTTCCTCACGCTTGGAAGGGGATTTCAATCCGGCGGCGGGCCTGCCTATGCGGTGGTTATCCACTTCACATATGAATCCGGTGATGTTGTCCGCCTGAAGCACTTCTGCTCTGACAGCAACGAGACTCAGGATGACCCGGCTGGGAAGTTCTTCGAGGCCCTTGAGAAGCTCATCGACTTCGTTGACGAAAGGTCGCTCCCAACAAACCTAGGAATCGACGGGTTCCGCGATCTGTATCAGCGTCAGCACTTTCCCGGGCTTGGCAAGGTCAAGGAGTTGTCGATCATGAATCACATGTTGGTCATGCAGGACGCAATTATCTAG
- a CDS encoding DUF3500 domain-containing protein: MNTTSSPAQKRLAWLSGLVLAGGLVLSGCAAATTAEPTTSASSSASASAAASTEAGTTAGTIADTSATAAAFLATLTDEQKETVLYDFDDETKTTSWSNFPVTFVQRAGLNLTDLTEEQRTAALAVLEALLSDEAYATVTGIMGGDEYLAENSSSTEESLGQYYIASFGDPTATDGAFEVQFGGHHLGINATLDGSTDAITFAPTHLGVQPAVYTNEDGEEVQPFDGIYTDAFAFFDSLTADQQATLTSGDVSMCAPGDTCDFATGAGLSGADLSDEQRDLLLQLIANWAGMSDEETTASTLAEIEQTLDDTVIAWSGATTYDMSTGDGIDFSISGPKVYVAFQAQQGSAGADVEGVTTSGWGHVHTIYRDPTNDYANSVTQQAASGMSGGPGGGSTPPAS, from the coding sequence ATGAACACGACATCCTCTCCCGCACAGAAACGCCTCGCCTGGCTCTCCGGCCTCGTCCTCGCGGGCGGCCTCGTCTTGAGCGGCTGCGCGGCCGCCACGACCGCCGAACCGACGACCTCTGCTTCGTCGTCCGCCTCGGCTTCCGCCGCCGCGTCGACGGAAGCCGGAACGACCGCGGGGACGATCGCCGACACGTCCGCCACTGCCGCGGCCTTCCTCGCGACGCTGACCGACGAACAGAAGGAGACCGTTCTCTACGACTTCGACGACGAGACGAAGACGACGTCGTGGTCGAACTTCCCGGTGACCTTCGTGCAGCGGGCCGGTCTGAACCTCACCGACCTGACCGAGGAGCAGCGGACCGCGGCGCTCGCCGTGCTGGAGGCTCTCCTCAGCGACGAGGCCTACGCCACCGTGACCGGGATCATGGGCGGCGACGAGTACCTCGCCGAGAACAGCAGCAGCACCGAGGAGTCCCTCGGGCAGTACTACATCGCCTCCTTCGGCGATCCGACAGCGACCGACGGCGCCTTCGAGGTGCAGTTCGGCGGGCACCACCTCGGGATCAACGCCACGCTCGACGGCAGCACCGACGCGATCACCTTCGCGCCCACGCACCTCGGCGTCCAGCCCGCCGTCTACACGAACGAGGACGGCGAGGAGGTGCAGCCGTTCGATGGCATCTACACGGACGCCTTCGCGTTCTTCGACAGCCTCACCGCCGACCAGCAGGCCACCCTGACCTCCGGCGATGTGAGCATGTGCGCACCGGGCGACACCTGCGATTTCGCCACCGGCGCGGGCCTGTCCGGAGCCGACCTCTCCGACGAGCAGCGGGACCTGCTTCTCCAGCTCATCGCGAACTGGGCCGGGATGAGCGACGAGGAGACCACGGCCTCCACGCTGGCCGAGATCGAGCAGACACTGGATGACACCGTGATCGCCTGGTCCGGGGCGACGACGTACGACATGAGCACCGGAGACGGCATCGACTTCTCCATCTCCGGGCCGAAGGTCTACGTCGCGTTCCAGGCGCAGCAGGGCTCCGCGGGCGCCGACGTCGAGGGCGTGACGACGTCGGGCTGGGGTCACGTGCACACCATCTACCGCGACCCGACGAACGACTACGCGAACAGCGTCACCCAGCAGGCCGCGTCCGGCATGAGCGGTGGCCCGGGTGGTGGGAGCACACCTCCCGCTTCCTGA
- a CDS encoding SDR family oxidoreductase: MATHLLTGAGSGIGAVLARRLVERGDDVVVLARDAGRARQIAEQLPGVSALVGDLAQPGRLSWALSKQSLPDRIDSLVHAAGVVDLGTVGDLTPALWDQQLAVNLVAPAELTRLLLPVLRVSRGHVVFVNSGAGLRASPGWSAYAASKHGLRALADALRQEEAEHGLRVTSVYPGRTATPMQERVHQQEGQEYDAARFITPEAVATTILAALDLPRDAHLTDLTVRPQG; this comes from the coding sequence ATGGCCACGCACCTGCTGACCGGTGCGGGGTCGGGGATAGGCGCGGTCCTCGCCCGACGACTCGTGGAGCGTGGCGACGACGTCGTGGTGCTCGCGCGCGATGCGGGACGAGCACGGCAGATCGCCGAGCAGCTGCCAGGGGTCTCGGCGCTGGTCGGCGACCTCGCGCAGCCGGGACGCCTCTCCTGGGCGCTCTCGAAGCAGAGCCTGCCCGATCGCATCGATTCCCTGGTGCACGCGGCCGGGGTCGTCGACCTCGGCACGGTGGGAGATCTCACTCCGGCGCTCTGGGACCAGCAGCTCGCCGTCAATCTCGTCGCCCCGGCGGAGCTCACGCGGCTCCTGCTTCCCGTCCTCCGCGTCTCGCGGGGTCATGTGGTGTTCGTGAACTCCGGAGCCGGACTCCGGGCGAGCCCTGGGTGGTCGGCGTACGCGGCCTCGAAGCACGGCCTGCGCGCCCTCGCGGATGCGCTCCGGCAGGAGGAGGCCGAGCACGGCCTCCGGGTGACATCGGTCTATCCAGGGCGCACGGCGACGCCCATGCAGGAACGCGTGCACCAGCAGGAAGGTCAGGAGTACGACGCGGCCCGGTTCATCACACCGGAAGCCGTGGCGACGACGATCCTCGCGGCGCTGGACCTCCCGCGGGACGCGCATCTCACGGATCTCACGGTGCGTCCGCAGGGCTGA
- the rsfS gene encoding ribosome silencing factor, with product MQSPETAEEMLRIAAEAAVAKGGEDLVALNVSEPLPLVDIFLLVTGNSERNVAAIADEIEDRLVESGHKRVRREGRAEARWVLLDFGDLIVHVFHQEERVYYGLERLWKDCPVIPLEVAETSADNA from the coding sequence ATGCAATCACCCGAAACCGCCGAAGAGATGCTGCGCATCGCCGCTGAAGCCGCCGTGGCCAAGGGGGGTGAGGATCTCGTCGCGCTGAACGTCTCCGAACCGCTCCCGCTCGTCGACATCTTCCTTCTCGTGACCGGCAACAGCGAGCGGAACGTCGCCGCCATCGCCGACGAGATCGAGGACCGTCTCGTCGAGTCCGGGCACAAGCGCGTGCGCCGGGAGGGGCGAGCCGAGGCACGGTGGGTGCTGCTGGACTTCGGCGACCTCATCGTCCACGTCTTCCACCAGGAGGAGCGCGTCTACTACGGCCTGGAGCGTCTGTGGAAGGACTGCCCGGTGATCCCGCTCGAGGTCGCCGAGACCTCGGCTGACAACGCCTGA
- the nadD gene encoding nicotinate-nucleotide adenylyltransferase has product MSTATTRAPRIGVMGGTFDPIHHGHLVAASEVAHSFDLDEVVFVPTGRPWQKADVTPSEHRYLMTVIATASNPQFTVSRVDIDRAGPTYTIDTLRDLKEQRPDAELFFISGADAVAQILSWRDHDELWELAHFVAVSRPGHVLSIDGLPSDDVSQLEVPALSISSTDCRDRVRDDQPVWYLVPDGVVQYIAKHHLYRSKA; this is encoded by the coding sequence ATGAGCACCGCGACCACGCGCGCACCGCGCATCGGCGTGATGGGCGGGACTTTCGATCCGATCCATCACGGCCATCTGGTCGCCGCCAGCGAGGTCGCGCACTCGTTCGATCTCGACGAGGTGGTGTTCGTCCCGACGGGTCGTCCCTGGCAGAAGGCCGACGTCACGCCGAGTGAGCATCGCTATCTGATGACGGTCATCGCAACGGCCTCCAACCCGCAGTTCACGGTGAGCCGCGTGGACATCGACCGCGCGGGTCCGACGTACACGATCGACACGCTCCGCGACCTCAAGGAGCAGCGCCCGGACGCCGAGCTGTTCTTCATCAGCGGGGCGGACGCCGTGGCGCAAATTCTCAGTTGGAGAGACCATGATGAATTGTGGGAACTGGCCCACTTCGTCGCGGTCTCCCGCCCAGGACACGTTCTGAGCATCGACGGCCTCCCGAGCGACGACGTCAGCCAGCTCGAGGTGCCGGCGCTGTCCATATCGTCGACGGACTGTCGAGACCGCGTCCGCGACGATCAACCGGTCTGGTACCTCGTCCCCGACGGGGTCGTCCAGTACATCGCGAAGCATCATCTGTATCGGAGCAAGGCATGA
- a CDS encoding glutamate-5-semialdehyde dehydrogenase, with translation MTDLTPQTRLERAKEASRATAALTSDDKARALEAIAVALEADAARIIEANQRDVERGREDGIGESLVDRLRLDEKRVSALAAAVRDVAALPDPVGRVVGGHRMPNGVALEQVRVPFGVVGAIYEARPNVTVDIAALALRSGNAVVLRGGSAARDSNTVLVDVMRSALGTAGVTPEAIQTVDDFGRDGAKALMHGRGFIDVLVPRGSAGLIETVVTESTVPAIETGAGNVHILLDESAPDDWASDIVVNAKVQRPSVCNAVETVLVHRQAAPRLIPLVASALMSEGVAIHGDDVVAGLVANIIPATEEDWATEYLSLDVAMKVVDSLDDALDHIRRYSTGHTESIVTTDSRSAERFLAEVDSAVVMVNASTRFTDGAEFGFGAEVGISTQKLHARGPMGLSELTSTKWLARGTGQTRG, from the coding sequence ATGACCGACCTCACCCCTCAGACGCGCCTGGAGCGGGCCAAGGAGGCCTCGCGAGCGACCGCCGCCCTCACCAGCGACGACAAGGCGCGGGCGCTCGAAGCCATCGCCGTCGCTCTCGAGGCGGATGCCGCCCGGATCATCGAGGCGAACCAGCGGGATGTCGAGCGCGGTCGTGAGGACGGCATCGGCGAATCCCTCGTCGACCGCCTCCGTCTGGACGAGAAGAGGGTCTCCGCCCTCGCAGCCGCAGTCCGCGATGTGGCGGCTCTGCCCGACCCGGTGGGTCGCGTGGTCGGGGGGCACCGGATGCCGAACGGTGTGGCTCTCGAACAGGTGCGCGTGCCGTTCGGCGTGGTCGGGGCCATCTATGAGGCGCGACCCAACGTCACCGTCGACATCGCCGCCCTCGCCCTGCGCTCGGGCAATGCGGTCGTCCTGCGCGGAGGCAGCGCCGCACGCGATTCGAACACGGTGCTCGTCGACGTGATGCGCTCCGCCCTCGGTACCGCGGGCGTGACGCCGGAGGCGATCCAGACCGTCGACGACTTCGGCCGCGACGGGGCGAAGGCGCTCATGCACGGCCGCGGCTTCATCGACGTGCTCGTGCCCCGCGGCAGCGCCGGTCTCATCGAGACCGTCGTGACGGAGTCGACGGTGCCTGCCATCGAGACGGGCGCCGGGAACGTGCACATCCTGCTCGACGAGAGCGCCCCGGACGACTGGGCGTCCGACATCGTCGTGAACGCCAAGGTGCAGCGCCCGAGCGTGTGCAACGCGGTCGAGACCGTTCTCGTCCACCGACAGGCCGCCCCGCGGCTGATCCCGCTCGTTGCGAGCGCGCTCATGAGTGAGGGGGTGGCGATCCACGGCGACGACGTGGTCGCAGGACTCGTGGCCAACATCATTCCGGCGACCGAGGAGGACTGGGCGACCGAGTACCTGAGCCTGGACGTCGCGATGAAGGTCGTCGACAGCCTCGACGACGCTCTCGACCACATCCGGCGCTACAGCACGGGGCACACGGAGTCCATCGTCACCACCGACTCCCGCAGCGCGGAGCGGTTCCTGGCCGAGGTGGACTCCGCCGTGGTGATGGTGAACGCCTCCACGCGGTTCACGGACGGGGCCGAATTCGGCTTCGGCGCCGAGGTGGGGATCTCGACGCAGAAGCTGCATGCGCGGGGTCCGATGGGGCTCTCCGAGCTGACCAGTACGAAATGGCTCGCGCGTGGGACAGGTCAGACCCGCGGGTGA
- the proB gene encoding glutamate 5-kinase, translating to MSARRRADLATATRIVVKVGSSSISGESSWRIPVLVEALAAAHARGAEVVLVSSGAIASGIPFLRLDARPTDLATQQAAAAVGQNILVYRYQEALRPFDIVAGQVLLTTGDLENPTSRSNARRAMERLLGLRTLPIVNENDTVATQEIRFGDNDRLGALVAQLIEADALILLSDIESLYTRPPSDPAAEPIDVVAPDADLSGLEFGATVVNSVGTGGAATKVSAARLAAASGIGVLVTSADLVSQALAGADIGTWFEPATS from the coding sequence GTGAGCGCACGCAGGCGCGCCGACCTCGCGACGGCGACGCGGATCGTCGTGAAGGTGGGCTCGTCGTCCATCAGCGGCGAGTCCTCCTGGCGCATCCCGGTGCTCGTCGAGGCGCTGGCCGCGGCGCATGCCCGCGGAGCCGAGGTCGTGCTCGTGTCGTCGGGAGCGATCGCCTCCGGCATCCCCTTCCTCCGCCTGGACGCGCGGCCCACCGACCTCGCCACGCAGCAGGCCGCGGCCGCGGTCGGGCAGAACATCCTCGTCTACCGCTACCAGGAGGCACTGCGCCCCTTCGACATCGTCGCCGGTCAGGTGCTGCTCACCACCGGAGACCTCGAGAACCCGACGTCGCGCTCGAACGCACGGCGGGCCATGGAGCGCCTGCTGGGGCTGCGAACCCTTCCGATCGTGAACGAGAACGACACGGTCGCGACGCAGGAGATCCGGTTCGGCGACAACGACCGGCTGGGCGCTCTCGTCGCGCAGCTCATCGAGGCCGACGCCCTCATCCTCCTCAGCGACATCGAGTCGCTGTACACACGGCCGCCGAGCGACCCCGCCGCCGAGCCCATCGACGTCGTCGCTCCGGACGCGGACCTCTCCGGGCTGGAGTTCGGCGCCACGGTCGTCAACAGCGTCGGCACCGGGGGAGCGGCTACGAAGGTCTCCGCCGCCCGACTCGCGGCGGCCTCGGGCATCGGGGTCCTGGTCACCAGTGCTGACCTCGTCTCCCAGGCCCTGGCGGGCGCCGACATCGGGACCTGGTTCGAGCCCGCCACCTCCTAG
- the obgE gene encoding GTPase ObgE, whose product MVTFVDTVTLHLRAGKGGNGCVSVHREKFKPLGGPDGGNGGDGGDIVLVADTQTGTLLSYHHSPHRSSGNGGPGMGDHRSGFDGETLELPVPVGTVVKNPNGDVLIDMIEPGERFVVAAGGQGGLGNAALATPKRKAPGFALLGTPGFEGDVVLELKTVADVALVGYPSAGKSSLIGAISAARPKIADYPFTTLHPNLGVVQVEDFRYTVADVPGLIEGASEGRGLGLEFLRHVERCSALLHVLDCATLEPNRDPISDLDVILAELAAYEVPEGQTPLLERPQFVALNKVDVPEARDLADLVRPDLEARGFRVFEISTVSHEGLRPLTLALGELVEQHRKETAVEAPRERVVIRPKGSVKPFTIRVEGGTYGNIYRILGEKPVRWVQQTDFQNEEAVGYLADRLEKLGVEDELFRLGAVQGSTVVIGEGDSIVFDWEPTMSSAAELMTAPRGTDPRLAPNARRTTSERREQYYERMDAKAQARAELEAERLATYREDEA is encoded by the coding sequence ATGGTCACGTTCGTCGACACCGTCACACTGCACCTGCGTGCAGGCAAGGGCGGCAACGGCTGCGTCTCCGTGCACCGGGAGAAGTTCAAGCCCCTCGGCGGTCCGGACGGCGGCAACGGCGGCGACGGCGGCGACATCGTGCTCGTCGCCGACACGCAGACCGGCACGCTGCTGTCGTACCACCACTCGCCGCACCGCTCGTCGGGCAACGGCGGACCGGGCATGGGCGACCACCGCTCCGGCTTCGACGGCGAGACCCTGGAGCTCCCCGTCCCGGTCGGCACCGTGGTCAAGAACCCGAACGGCGACGTCCTGATCGACATGATCGAGCCGGGGGAGCGCTTCGTCGTGGCTGCGGGCGGTCAGGGCGGACTGGGCAACGCGGCCCTGGCGACCCCCAAGCGCAAGGCTCCGGGGTTCGCTCTGCTCGGCACCCCGGGCTTCGAGGGCGACGTCGTCCTCGAGCTCAAGACCGTCGCCGACGTGGCGCTCGTCGGCTACCCGTCCGCGGGCAAGTCGAGCCTCATCGGCGCGATCTCGGCCGCACGACCCAAGATCGCCGACTACCCCTTCACGACGCTGCACCCGAACCTCGGCGTGGTCCAGGTGGAGGACTTCCGCTACACCGTCGCGGATGTGCCGGGCCTCATCGAGGGCGCCAGCGAGGGCCGCGGGCTCGGACTCGAGTTCCTGCGGCACGTGGAGCGCTGCTCCGCCCTGCTGCACGTGCTCGACTGCGCGACGCTGGAGCCGAACCGCGACCCCATCTCCGACCTCGACGTCATCCTCGCCGAGCTGGCCGCGTACGAGGTGCCGGAGGGGCAGACTCCTCTGCTGGAGCGCCCGCAGTTCGTGGCGTTGAACAAGGTCGACGTGCCGGAGGCGCGTGACCTCGCCGATCTCGTGCGGCCCGACCTGGAGGCTCGCGGTTTCCGGGTGTTCGAGATCTCCACGGTCTCGCATGAGGGGCTGCGCCCCCTCACGCTGGCTCTCGGCGAGCTGGTCGAGCAGCACCGCAAGGAGACCGCGGTCGAGGCGCCGCGCGAGCGCGTCGTCATCCGCCCGAAGGGCTCGGTGAAGCCGTTCACCATCCGGGTCGAGGGCGGCACCTATGGCAACATCTACCGCATCCTGGGCGAGAAGCCGGTGCGCTGGGTGCAGCAGACCGACTTCCAGAACGAGGAGGCCGTGGGCTACCTCGCCGACCGTCTGGAGAAGCTGGGCGTCGAGGACGAGCTCTTCCGTCTCGGCGCCGTGCAGGGTTCGACGGTCGTGATCGGCGAGGGCGACAGCATCGTCTTCGACTGGGAGCCGACGATGAGCTCCGCGGCCGAGCTCATGACGGCACCCCGCGGCACCGACCCGCGTCTGGCGCCGAATGCCCGCCGCACCACGTCCGAGCGGCGCGAGCAGTACTACGAGCGCATGGACGCGAAGGCGCAGGCGCGCGCCGAGCTGGAGGCGGAGCGGCTCGCCACGTACCGCGAGGACGAGGCGTGA
- the rpmA gene encoding 50S ribosomal protein L27, with translation MAHKKGASSTRNGRDSNAQRLGVKRFGGQQVLAGEIIVRQRGTHFHPGANVGRGGDDTLFALAAGAVEFGAKGGRKVVNIVATAE, from the coding sequence ATGGCACACAAAAAGGGCGCAAGCTCCACCCGTAACGGTCGTGACTCCAACGCACAGCGCCTCGGCGTGAAGCGCTTCGGCGGTCAGCAGGTCCTCGCCGGCGAGATCATCGTCCGTCAGCGCGGCACCCACTTCCACCCCGGCGCCAACGTCGGCCGTGGTGGCGACGACACGCTGTTCGCTCTGGCCGCCGGTGCGGTCGAGTTCGGCGCGAAGGGCGGCCGCAAGGTCGTCAACATCGTCGCTACTGCTGAGTGA
- the rplU gene encoding 50S ribosomal protein L21 yields the protein MVYAVVRAGGRQEKVEVGTIVQLDRVQAAQGDKIQLPAVLLVDGSTVTTDADALAKVTVTAEVVGNLRGPKIVIQKYKNKTGYKKRQGHRQELTRVKITGIK from the coding sequence GTGGTTTACGCAGTAGTGCGCGCCGGTGGCCGGCAGGAGAAGGTCGAGGTCGGCACCATCGTTCAGCTCGACCGTGTTCAGGCTGCCCAGGGCGACAAGATTCAGCTGCCCGCCGTGCTGCTCGTCGACGGCTCCACGGTGACCACCGACGCCGACGCGCTGGCGAAGGTCACCGTCACGGCTGAGGTCGTCGGCAACCTCCGCGGCCCGAAGATCGTCATCCAGAAGTACAAGAACAAGACCGGCTACAAGAAGCGTCAGGGCCACCGCCAGGAGCTCACGCGCGTCAAGATCACCGGCATCAAGTAA
- a CDS encoding DUF4031 domain-containing protein, with product MTVLVDDPRWPAHGRLWAHLVSDDNLDELHAFARAHGIPARAFDLDHYDVPEDAVPRLIAGGAQHVSGKELVRRLIASGLRVRGRDRRH from the coding sequence GTGACCGTACTCGTCGACGACCCCCGCTGGCCCGCCCATGGACGCCTGTGGGCGCACCTGGTCAGCGACGACAACCTCGACGAGCTGCACGCGTTCGCCCGCGCGCACGGCATCCCCGCCCGGGCCTTCGACCTCGACCACTACGACGTCCCGGAGGACGCCGTCCCCCGGCTCATCGCCGGCGGTGCACAGCACGTCTCCGGCAAGGAGCTCGTCCGGCGCCTGATCGCCTCAGGCCTCCGGGTCCGCGGACGCGACCGGCGACACTGA